A genomic region of Haliotis asinina isolate JCU_RB_2024 chromosome 1, JCU_Hal_asi_v2, whole genome shotgun sequence contains the following coding sequences:
- the LOC137282447 gene encoding sulfotransferase 1B1-like, with protein sequence MTETTVVDDGGDTMRCIQHNDHTFPMFNIRAITGLTSVKIRIDDVLILGYPKSGNHWLWELTRQVLRGRVVEDAAVMNEMMMECVPQETYADVPSPRILASNAPLSKLSPEIIEKKPKMIIIYRNPKDVMASYFPFITKLPLSCYTGKWENFLRPCALGKYYHGSWFDHVLSWEKVKKTYPEWPMLTVFYEDIKEDPMEQLRRLCRFLDVKRSDEFLSEVVNICSFNKMKDVKSHSAVFRKGEVGDWKNCFTVSQNEWFDQLYQEKMINSQLQFRYTL encoded by the exons ATGACTGAAACCACGGTTGTTGATGATGGCGGGGACACTATGAGATGCATACAACACAATGACCATACCTTCCCTATGTTCAACATAAGGGCAATCACCGGACTGACATCAGTGAAAATACGAATAGATGACGTGCTCATTCTTGGGTACCCGAAATCAG GGAATCATTGGTTGTGGGAGCTGACCCGCCAGGTGTTACGCGGACGTGTGGTTGAAGATGCTGCCGTGATGAATGAAATGATGATGGAATGTGTGCCGCAAGAGACATATGCGGACGTACCGTCCCCGAGGATCCTTGCTTCCAATGCTCCTTTGTCCAAACTGTCTCCTGAGATTATTGAAAAGAAGCCGAAAATGATCATCATATACCGGAACCCGAAAGATGTGATGGCCTCGTATTTCCCTTTCATAACGAAGCTACCTTTAAGCTGCTACACAGGGAAGTGGGAGAACTTCCTAAGGCCTTGTGCGCTAGGAAAAT ATTACCATGGTTCCTGGTTTGACCATGTGTTATCATGGGAGAAGGTGAAGAAAACCTATCCAGAGTGGCCTATGTTGACAGTGTTTTATGAAGATATAAAAGAG GATCCCATGGAACAGCTGAGGAGGTTGTGCAGGTTCCTTGATGTCAAGAGGAGTGATGAGTTCCTGAGTGAGGTCGTCAACATCTGCAGCTTTAACAAGATGAAAGATGTCAAGTCTCACAGTGCGGTGTTCAGAAAAG GAGAGGTGGGTGACTGGAAGAACTGCTTCACGGTGTCCCAGAACGAGTGGTTTGATCAGCTCTACCAGGAGAAGATGATCAACTCTCAGCTCCAGTTCAGATATACACTGTAG